In a genomic window of Flavobacterium sp. KACC 22761:
- the rpmF gene encoding 50S ribosomal protein L32, with amino-acid sequence MAHPKRKTSKTRRDKRRTHYKATVAQIATCPITGEAHLYHRAYWHEGKMYYRGQVVIDKSEAVA; translated from the coding sequence ATGGCACATCCTAAGAGAAAAACCTCGAAAACAAGAAGAGATAAGAGAAGAACACATTATAAAGCTACTGTAGCTCAAATCGCTACATGTCCTATTACAGGTGAGGCGCATTTATACCACAGAGCTTACTGGCATGAAGGTAAAATGTACTACAGAGGGCAAGTTGTTATCGATAAATCTGAAGCGGTTGCTTAA
- a CDS encoding DUF177 domain-containing protein, whose protein sequence is MSKTKEFLIPFVGLKLGKHHFEYQINNTFFKDFEYDEFQSSDIKVNLLFDKKSNMLELEFKHKGTVNVPCDVTGEDFDLPIKGKMKLIVRFGEEFNDDNEELLILPHGEHEIDVAQYIYEMIALSVPQKRIHPGVKDGSLQTEALTKLNELSVKEQKEESNKEEDIDPRWEKLKKLLTDK, encoded by the coding sequence ATGAGCAAAACAAAAGAATTTTTAATTCCTTTCGTAGGATTAAAACTAGGAAAACACCATTTTGAGTATCAAATAAATAACACGTTCTTTAAGGACTTTGAATACGATGAGTTTCAAAGTTCAGATATTAAAGTCAATTTGCTTTTCGATAAGAAAAGTAATATGTTAGAGCTAGAATTCAAACATAAAGGAACAGTAAATGTACCTTGTGATGTAACAGGCGAAGATTTTGATTTACCTATAAAAGGGAAAATGAAGTTGATTGTTCGTTTTGGAGAAGAATTCAATGATGATAATGAAGAGTTGTTGATTTTACCACATGGTGAGCATGAGATTGATGTGGCGCAATATATTTATGAAATGATCGCGCTTTCTGTACCTCAAAAAAGAATTCATCCAGGTGTTAAAGACGGAAGTCTGCAAACAGAAGCTTTGACAAAACTGAATGAATTAAGTGTAAAAGAACAAAAGGAAGAGAGTAACAAAGAAGAAGATATTGACCCGCGTTGGGAAAAATTAAAGAAACTATTAACGGATAAATAA
- the pdxA gene encoding 4-hydroxythreonine-4-phosphate dehydrogenase PdxA, with protein sequence MNKKAENIIVGISVGDLNGIGSEVILKTFEDSRMLELCTPVIFANAKILSFVKKSFTSSVQFHGVDKLEQVLPGKVNVFNLWKEGVDVNLGKNDEKIGEYAIKSFVAATKALKEGSIDVLVTAPINKYNIQSEEFKFPGHTDYLDQELEGNALMMMVQDNLRVGLLTDHVPLNEVSSHLTEELITRKIETIRKSLIQDFSIVKPKIAVLGLNPHAGDGGVIGKEDDLVLKPVLKKIFDAGTMVFGPFPADGFFGSGQYEKYDAIVATYHDQGLIPFKTLSFGKGVNYTAGLNKVRTSPDHGTAYDIAGKDMADFNSFKEAVYLAIDIFRSRNQYEEISQKPLKIKEKQL encoded by the coding sequence ATGAATAAAAAAGCAGAAAATATAATTGTTGGAATTTCAGTAGGAGATTTAAACGGTATTGGAAGCGAAGTTATATTGAAAACATTCGAGGATTCTCGTATGCTGGAGCTATGTACGCCGGTTATTTTTGCAAATGCCAAAATATTGTCTTTTGTAAAAAAGAGTTTTACATCTTCGGTTCAATTTCATGGCGTAGATAAATTAGAGCAAGTTTTGCCAGGAAAAGTGAATGTTTTCAATCTTTGGAAAGAAGGAGTTGATGTTAATCTTGGGAAAAATGATGAAAAAATTGGCGAATATGCAATCAAATCTTTTGTAGCGGCAACAAAAGCATTAAAAGAGGGTTCAATTGATGTTCTGGTTACAGCGCCAATTAATAAATACAATATCCAGTCAGAAGAATTTAAATTTCCTGGACATACTGATTATTTAGATCAAGAATTGGAGGGAAATGCGCTTATGATGATGGTGCAAGATAATTTAAGAGTAGGCCTTTTGACAGATCATGTGCCATTAAATGAAGTTTCATCACATTTGACGGAAGAGTTAATTACTAGAAAAATTGAAACAATCAGAAAATCATTGATTCAGGACTTTAGCATTGTTAAGCCGAAAATTGCAGTTTTAGGATTAAATCCGCATGCAGGTGATGGCGGGGTTATTGGAAAAGAAGATGATTTGGTTTTGAAACCAGTTTTGAAAAAAATATTTGATGCAGGAACAATGGTTTTTGGTCCGTTTCCGGCAGATGGTTTTTTTGGAAGTGGACAATATGAGAAATACGACGCAATTGTTGCAACATATCATGATCAAGGATTAATTCCTTTCAAAACATTGTCTTTTGGAAAAGGAGTGAATTATACAGCAGGTCTAAATAAAGTAAGGACTTCGCCGGATCATGGTACCGCTTATGATATTGCTGGAAAAGATATGGCAGATTTTAATTCGTTTAAAGAAGCGGTTTATCTTGCGATCGATATTTTTCGCTCGCGTAATCAGTATGAGGAGATTAGCCAAAAGCCTCTAAAAATAAAAGAAAAACAGTTATAA
- a CDS encoding riboflavin synthase, translated as MFTGIIETLGRVHEIQKDQNNLHITIDSSFTNELKIDQSVSHNGICLTVVAIKDSFYTVTAIDETISKTNIGDWKTGDIVNLERGMKLGDRLDGHIVQGHVDQTGTCVKIEEANGSWNYTFEYDKNLNNITIEKGSITVNGVSLTVVNSKTNEFSVSIIPYTFENTNFKDFKVGTKINLEFDVVGKYISRLYAINK; from the coding sequence ATGTTCACAGGAATTATAGAAACCCTAGGAAGGGTTCATGAAATACAAAAAGATCAAAACAATCTTCACATCACAATCGATTCATCTTTTACAAATGAATTGAAAATTGACCAAAGCGTTTCACATAACGGAATTTGCTTGACAGTTGTTGCTATAAAAGATTCTTTTTACACGGTAACAGCGATTGATGAAACGATTTCAAAAACCAATATTGGAGACTGGAAAACAGGCGACATTGTTAATCTTGAGCGCGGCATGAAACTTGGCGATCGCCTAGACGGCCATATTGTACAAGGACACGTTGATCAAACTGGAACCTGTGTAAAAATCGAAGAAGCGAACGGGAGTTGGAATTACACTTTTGAATACGACAAAAACCTGAACAACATTACAATAGAAAAAGGCTCGATTACAGTAAACGGCGTAAGCCTTACGGTTGTAAATTCAAAAACAAACGAATTTAGCGTTTCGATTATCCCTTATACGTTTGAAAACACAAACTTTAAAGACTTTAAAGTTGGAACAAAAATAAATCTAGAATTTGATGTTGTTGGCAAATACATTTCAAGATTATACGCCATAAACAAGTAA
- the mce gene encoding methylmalonyl-CoA epimerase: MVNKIEHIGIAVKNMDDANVLFEKMLGVPSYKMEAVESEGVLTSFFQTGNNKIELLVATNPESPIAKFLEKKGEGIHHIAFDVDDIEAEIIRLKNEGFVLINEVPKKGADNKLVVFLHPKNTNGVLVELCQEIR; this comes from the coding sequence ATGGTAAATAAAATAGAGCATATTGGGATTGCAGTAAAAAATATGGACGATGCGAATGTTTTGTTCGAAAAAATGCTGGGCGTTCCATCGTATAAAATGGAAGCGGTAGAAAGCGAAGGTGTTTTGACCTCTTTTTTTCAAACAGGAAATAATAAAATCGAACTTTTGGTAGCAACAAATCCAGAAAGCCCGATTGCGAAATTTTTGGAAAAAAAAGGAGAAGGAATTCATCACATCGCTTTTGATGTTGATGATATTGAAGCAGAAATTATCCGTCTAAAAAATGAGGGTTTTGTTTTGATTAATGAAGTTCCGAAGAAGGGAGCCGATAATAAATTGGTTGTTTTTCTGCATCCGAAGAATACAAATGGCGTTTTAGTAGAACTTTGCCAAGAAATTAGATAA
- a CDS encoding Ig-like domain-containing protein: MLKNTLKYISLLLVFLMMSCAKRGSITGGLKDTIPPTLVSSYPKNFSTNFKETEIKLVFDEYVKLKNLNKQLIISPPMKHEPLILPTNASKFITIKIKDTLQPNTTYSINFGQSLADNNEGNAINQFKYVFSTGSYIDSLSVKGIIKDSYEKYVDNFVSVMLYEVNDKYKDSTVYKEFPRYITNTLDSLRTFQLENLKAGKYLLVAMKDKSNNNKFNPKDDKIGFIKHPITVPNDTIFELELFKETLPLKTFKPIQASGNRLYLPYDGKQNFKVLKPKITLKNHSETLETIVTQFPKKDSLQIWYKPIKTDSLSLEVNTEKYNKKFGFKIKDLKKDTLNIKPAQNGVLNFRERFTLESETPLVKFDNTKIALVNKDSVAVKFTTEYDEFEQKLYFDFKKEPLEKYHFTLLPGALTDFYDKTNDTLSYKLTTKEVEDYGNLVLNLQNVKRFPIIVEITNKKGDKVLASAYSEGETKIEFNLVEPEAFSVRVIYDDNKNKMYDTGNFLEKKYAEEVFYFQKEVDVRANWDVDQPIDLSIPFSPEVEKKTDKKKQKEAEKKRKAF; encoded by the coding sequence ATGTTGAAAAACACGCTGAAATACATTTCACTTTTACTGGTATTTTTAATGATGAGCTGTGCCAAAAGAGGCAGTATTACAGGCGGGTTAAAAGACACAATTCCTCCAACACTGGTTTCAAGTTATCCGAAAAATTTCAGCACTAATTTTAAAGAAACCGAAATCAAATTGGTATTTGATGAATATGTAAAGCTGAAAAACTTAAACAAACAGCTGATCATTTCGCCTCCAATGAAGCATGAGCCGCTTATTCTTCCAACAAATGCGAGCAAATTTATCACTATAAAAATCAAAGATACTTTACAGCCAAATACGACTTACAGTATAAATTTTGGCCAAAGTCTTGCAGACAATAATGAGGGAAATGCAATCAATCAGTTTAAATATGTTTTTTCGACGGGATCCTATATCGATTCGCTTTCTGTAAAAGGAATCATCAAAGATTCTTATGAAAAATATGTCGATAATTTTGTGTCGGTTATGCTTTATGAAGTAAATGACAAATACAAAGATTCGACTGTTTATAAAGAATTTCCACGATACATTACAAACACTTTGGACAGTTTGCGCACCTTTCAATTAGAAAACCTAAAGGCCGGAAAATATCTTTTGGTTGCTATGAAAGACAAATCAAACAACAATAAATTCAATCCAAAAGATGACAAAATTGGCTTTATAAAACATCCAATCACCGTTCCAAATGATACGATCTTTGAATTGGAATTATTTAAGGAAACTTTGCCTTTAAAAACATTCAAACCAATTCAGGCATCTGGAAATAGATTGTATCTTCCGTACGACGGAAAACAGAATTTCAAGGTTTTAAAACCAAAAATCACGCTTAAAAATCATTCTGAAACTCTAGAGACAATCGTAACGCAATTTCCTAAAAAAGATTCGTTGCAAATTTGGTACAAACCAATAAAAACCGATTCGCTTTCTTTAGAAGTTAACACCGAAAAATACAACAAGAAATTCGGTTTCAAAATTAAAGACCTTAAAAAAGACACGCTGAATATCAAACCGGCTCAAAATGGCGTACTTAATTTTAGGGAACGATTTACGCTTGAATCGGAGACGCCTTTGGTGAAATTTGACAATACAAAAATCGCCTTAGTCAATAAAGATTCTGTTGCCGTGAAATTCACCACAGAATATGATGAATTTGAGCAGAAATTATATTTCGATTTCAAAAAAGAACCTTTAGAAAAATACCATTTCACGTTATTGCCAGGCGCCTTAACCGATTTTTATGACAAAACGAATGATACTTTGTCATACAAATTAACAACGAAAGAAGTCGAAGATTATGGGAATTTAGTTTTGAATTTACAAAATGTAAAACGTTTCCCTATTATTGTTGAAATCACCAACAAAAAGGGCGATAAAGTTTTGGCAAGCGCTTATTCTGAAGGCGAAACCAAAATCGAGTTCAACTTGGTAGAACCCGAAGCATTTTCCGTACGTGTTATTTATGACGACAACAAGAACAAAATGTACGACACTGGTAATTTCTTAGAAAAGAAATATGCTGAAGAAGTCTTTTATTTTCAAAAAGAAGTCGATGTCCGCGCCAATTGGGATGTCGATCAACCTATTGATTTAAGCATTCCTTTTAGTCCGGAAGTCGAGAAAAAAACCGACAAGAAAAAACAAAAAGAAGCCGAAAAGAAACGAAAAGCTTTCTAA
- a CDS encoding nitrilase family protein, with product MKIALIQTDLFWENASKNRENFDSKINEISSEVNLIVLPEMFSTGFTMNASEVAETMQGETIGWMKFKAKQKNAAITGSLVIVENGKYYNRMLFVFPSGEVQYYNKRHLFTLAGENQFYTAGTEKVIVDYLDWKICLQVCYDLRFPVFARNAENYDLLLYVANWPKVRTNAWDALLKARAIENLSYTIGVNRLGLDANNYEHIGHSQAVDFLGHYILEPQEIPGVFVVELDKDKMLETRKKLDFLSDQDIFDIKL from the coding sequence ATGAAAATTGCTTTAATCCAAACCGATCTTTTTTGGGAGAATGCTTCTAAAAATCGAGAAAATTTTGACTCGAAAATCAATGAAATCAGCTCGGAAGTAAATTTAATTGTGCTTCCTGAAATGTTTTCGACCGGATTTACAATGAATGCTTCTGAAGTTGCCGAAACAATGCAAGGAGAAACCATTGGTTGGATGAAATTTAAAGCAAAACAAAAAAACGCAGCCATAACAGGCAGTCTTGTTATTGTTGAAAACGGAAAATATTATAACCGAATGTTGTTCGTTTTTCCGTCGGGAGAAGTTCAATATTATAACAAACGCCATTTGTTTACATTGGCTGGAGAAAATCAGTTTTATACCGCAGGTACCGAAAAAGTAATTGTAGATTATTTAGATTGGAAAATTTGCCTTCAGGTTTGTTATGATTTGAGATTTCCGGTTTTTGCCCGAAATGCTGAAAACTACGATTTACTTTTGTATGTTGCCAATTGGCCAAAAGTGCGTACAAATGCATGGGATGCCTTGCTTAAAGCGAGAGCAATTGAAAATTTGAGTTATACGATTGGTGTTAACCGACTTGGTCTTGATGCCAATAATTACGAGCACATCGGCCATTCGCAGGCAGTTGATTTTTTAGGGCATTATATTCTTGAACCACAAGAAATACCAGGCGTTTTTGTGGTTGAATTGGATAAGGATAAAATGCTGGAAACTCGAAAAAAACTTGATTTTTTAAGCGATCAAGATATTTTCGATATTAAACTTTAG
- a CDS encoding DeoR/GlpR family DNA-binding transcription regulator, whose product MSTENEVLNYSKEERKNHILKEINLHTRVSFETLSAKLGVSEDTVRRDINELDAESLLIKVKGGAMTKGYHYSSSNQTYAVEAKQVIAQKAVGLLHDGMVLVVDGGTTIREFIRLIPNDLNLTVFTITALTAVQLLDKPNIKTIMIGGSISSYSQMCISGETFHQLANIKADLLVLGTNALDVDGGYSDSDWETVQVKKAMIQASKKTAVLTITEKLNTVLKMKIASLSDVNYVITEEEPNHEKLQPYKKAVPSLIVI is encoded by the coding sequence ATGAGTACTGAAAATGAAGTTTTAAATTACAGCAAGGAAGAACGTAAAAATCATATTTTGAAAGAAATCAATCTGCACACACGTGTCAGTTTTGAAACTCTTTCTGCAAAACTTGGCGTTTCTGAAGATACTGTTCGACGTGATATAAATGAATTAGACGCTGAATCGCTTTTGATTAAAGTAAAAGGTGGTGCAATGACTAAAGGATATCACTATTCTTCATCGAATCAAACTTATGCGGTTGAGGCAAAACAAGTCATTGCACAAAAAGCCGTTGGTCTTCTTCATGACGGAATGGTTTTGGTTGTGGATGGCGGAACTACGATTCGAGAATTTATCCGTTTGATTCCGAATGATCTTAATTTGACTGTTTTTACGATTACTGCTTTAACGGCGGTACAGCTTTTGGATAAACCGAATATCAAGACCATTATGATTGGCGGAAGCATTTCTTCATATAGCCAAATGTGTATAAGCGGAGAAACTTTTCATCAGTTAGCCAACATAAAAGCCGATCTTTTGGTTTTAGGAACAAATGCTTTGGACGTAGATGGTGGTTATTCTGATTCAGATTGGGAAACTGTTCAAGTGAAAAAAGCAATGATTCAGGCTTCTAAAAAAACTGCAGTTTTAACCATTACTGAAAAGCTAAATACAGTTCTTAAAATGAAAATTGCAAGTTTGTCTGACGTTAATTATGTAATTACCGAAGAAGAACCAAATCACGAAAAATTACAACCTTATAAAAAAGCTGTTCCGAGTTTAATTGTAATCTAA
- a CDS encoding succinate dehydrogenase/fumarate reductase iron-sulfur subunit, with the protein MKLTLKIWRQKNAQDKGGIVEYPIDGIEPDMSFLEMLDVLNEGLINKGEEPVAFDHDCREGICGMCSLFINGEAHGPDRGVTTCQLHMRMFKDGDTIFIEPFRAKAFPVIKDLVVDRSSFDRIQHAGGFISVNTSGNTIDANTIPINKDDADKSFDAAACIGCGACVATCKNSSAMLFVSAKVSQYALLPQGKVEAVDRVLNMVHQMDLEGFGNCTNTGACEVECPKGISLENIARMNREYLAASLKG; encoded by the coding sequence ATGAAACTTACATTAAAAATATGGCGTCAAAAAAACGCTCAAGATAAAGGAGGGATTGTAGAATATCCTATCGATGGAATCGAACCAGATATGTCTTTCCTTGAAATGTTAGACGTTCTTAACGAAGGTTTAATCAACAAAGGAGAAGAGCCAGTAGCATTTGATCACGATTGTCGTGAAGGAATCTGCGGAATGTGTTCTTTATTCATCAACGGTGAAGCACACGGACCAGACAGAGGTGTTACAACTTGTCAGTTGCACATGCGTATGTTTAAAGATGGTGATACGATCTTTATCGAGCCATTTAGAGCAAAAGCTTTCCCTGTAATTAAAGATTTAGTAGTTGACAGAAGTTCTTTCGATAGAATTCAACATGCAGGAGGATTTATCTCTGTAAATACTTCAGGAAATACAATCGATGCGAATACTATTCCAATCAACAAAGACGATGCTGATAAATCATTTGATGCTGCGGCTTGTATTGGTTGTGGAGCTTGTGTGGCAACTTGTAAAAACTCTTCAGCTATGTTATTCGTTTCTGCAAAAGTTTCTCAATATGCATTATTGCCTCAAGGTAAAGTTGAAGCAGTTGACCGTGTATTAAACATGGTTCACCAAATGGATTTGGAAGGTTTTGGAAACTGTACAAATACAGGAGCTTGCGAAGTAGAATGTCCAAAAGGAATTTCTCTTGAAAATATTGCACGTATGAATCGTGAATATTTAGCAGCAAGTTTGAAAGGATAA
- a CDS encoding fumarate reductase/succinate dehydrogenase flavoprotein subunit, with amino-acid sequence MALDSKIPNGPIADKWTNYKDHINLVNPANKRNLDIIVVGTGLAGGSAAATLAELGYNVKAFCFQDSPRRAHSIAAQGGINAAKNYKGDGDSVYRLFYDTVKGGDYRAREANVHRLAEVSANIIDQCVAQGVPLAREYGGLLDNRSFGGTLVSRTFYAQGQTGQQLLLGAYSAMNRQIGRGKIKMYNRHEMLDIVIVNGKARGIIARDLITGKIERHSAHAVVIGSGGYGNVFFLSTNAMGSNATAAWKIHKKGAFFANPCYTQIHPTCIPVSGDHQSKLTLMSESLRNDGRIWVPKKLEDAQAIREGKKKAIDLSEDERDYFLERRYPAFGNLVPRDVASRAAKERCDAGFGVNKTGEAVYLDFAAAIERYGKEAAHVKGLNENDKALVTKLGTDIVKSKYGNLFQMYLKIVDEDPYVTPMMIYPAVHYTMGGTWVDYNLMTTIPGCFSIGESNFSDHGANRLGASALMQGLADGYFVLPYTIGDYLAPDIKMGPISTDLPEFVEAEKAVVDQINKFINNNGTHSVDYFHKKLGKIMWNKVGMARNAKGLTEAIEEIAALREEFYKDVKVPGGAYEFNQELEKATRVADFLELGELFAKDALHRNESCGGHFREEYQTEEGEALRDDENFAYVAAWEYKGKPSDAVLHKEPLNYENIKLVQRSYK; translated from the coding sequence ATGGCATTAGATTCAAAAATTCCAAATGGTCCTATAGCGGACAAATGGACAAATTATAAAGATCATATTAATTTAGTAAACCCTGCTAATAAACGTAATTTAGATATTATCGTTGTTGGGACAGGTTTAGCTGGAGGTTCGGCTGCGGCTACTTTGGCTGAGTTAGGATATAACGTAAAAGCATTCTGCTTCCAAGATTCTCCACGTCGTGCGCACTCAATCGCGGCACAAGGAGGTATCAACGCGGCAAAAAACTATAAAGGTGACGGTGACTCAGTTTACAGATTGTTCTACGATACTGTAAAAGGAGGTGACTACCGTGCACGTGAAGCAAACGTTCACCGTTTGGCTGAAGTTTCTGCAAATATTATTGACCAATGTGTGGCTCAAGGGGTGCCGTTGGCTCGTGAATACGGCGGACTTTTAGATAACCGTTCTTTTGGAGGAACTTTGGTTTCTCGTACATTTTATGCACAAGGACAAACTGGACAGCAATTATTGTTAGGAGCTTATTCTGCAATGAACCGTCAGATTGGTCGTGGAAAAATCAAAATGTACAACCGTCACGAAATGCTTGACATTGTAATCGTGAACGGAAAAGCGAGAGGTATTATCGCTCGTGACTTAATCACAGGAAAAATAGAAAGACATTCTGCTCACGCGGTAGTAATTGGTTCAGGAGGATACGGAAACGTATTTTTCCTTTCAACAAATGCTATGGGAAGTAACGCAACAGCAGCTTGGAAAATTCATAAAAAAGGAGCGTTTTTCGCAAATCCTTGTTATACGCAAATTCACCCAACATGTATTCCGGTTTCAGGAGATCACCAGTCTAAACTGACTTTGATGTCTGAATCTTTACGTAATGACGGTCGTATTTGGGTACCTAAAAAATTAGAAGATGCTCAGGCAATCCGTGAAGGAAAGAAAAAAGCAATTGATTTATCTGAAGACGAAAGAGATTATTTCTTAGAAAGAAGATATCCTGCTTTTGGTAACTTAGTTCCTCGTGACGTTGCGTCTCGTGCGGCTAAAGAAAGATGTGATGCTGGTTTTGGAGTTAACAAAACTGGAGAAGCAGTTTATTTAGATTTCGCTGCCGCTATCGAACGTTACGGAAAAGAGGCTGCTCACGTAAAAGGATTGAATGAAAATGACAAAGCTTTAGTTACTAAATTAGGAACTGATATCGTTAAGAGTAAATACGGAAACTTATTCCAAATGTACTTGAAAATCGTTGACGAAGATCCTTATGTAACGCCAATGATGATTTACCCAGCGGTTCACTATACAATGGGTGGAACTTGGGTTGATTATAACTTAATGACTACAATTCCTGGATGTTTCTCAATTGGAGAATCTAACTTCTCTGATCACGGAGCAAACAGACTTGGAGCTTCTGCTTTAATGCAAGGTTTAGCTGATGGATATTTCGTATTGCCATACACTATCGGAGATTATTTAGCTCCGGATATTAAAATGGGACCAATTTCTACAGACTTGCCAGAATTCGTTGAAGCTGAGAAAGCGGTTGTAGATCAAATCAATAAATTTATCAATAATAACGGAACACATTCTGTAGATTATTTCCATAAAAAATTGGGTAAAATAATGTGGAATAAAGTAGGTATGGCTCGTAACGCTAAAGGTTTGACTGAAGCTATCGAAGAAATTGCTGCTTTACGTGAAGAGTTTTATAAAGATGTAAAAGTTCCAGGAGGCGCTTACGAATTTAATCAAGAATTAGAAAAAGCGACTCGTGTTGCCGATTTCTTAGAATTGGGAGAATTGTTCGCAAAAGATGCTTTACACCGTAACGAATCTTGTGGAGGTCACTTCCGTGAGGAATACCAGACAGAAGAAGGAGAAGCACTTCGTGACGATGAAAACTTTGCATACGTTGCAGCTTGGGAATACAAAGGAAAACCAAGTGATGCAGTGTTGCACAAAGAACCTCTTAATTACGAAAACATTAAATTAGTTCAAAGAAGCTATAAATAG
- a CDS encoding succinate dehydrogenase cytochrome b subunit — protein MAQSAQLNASILKKVAMALSGIFLITFLALHVSLNFISIISEDVFNEASHFMGYNPLIQYVMQPILAFGVIFHFVMGFVLTAQNSAARPIAYAKYNGAANASWSSRNMIISGLVILAFLGLHFYDFWFPEVTYKYIAGTAPDATRYYGELVHKFHDPIRTGLYCVAFVLLGFHLWHGFASSLQSMGMHNKYSRFLSKVGYWFAVVVPALFIIIALFHHFKQ, from the coding sequence ATGGCACAATCTGCACAGTTGAATGCTTCCATCTTAAAGAAAGTAGCTATGGCTCTTTCGGGAATATTCTTAATCACGTTTTTAGCGCTGCATGTTTCCTTAAATTTTATTTCTATAATTAGTGAAGACGTTTTCAACGAGGCTTCTCACTTTATGGGATACAATCCGCTGATTCAGTATGTAATGCAACCAATTTTGGCATTCGGAGTAATTTTCCATTTCGTAATGGGATTTGTTCTGACCGCTCAAAACAGCGCTGCAAGGCCAATTGCTTATGCAAAATACAATGGAGCGGCGAATGCTTCTTGGAGTTCTAGAAATATGATTATTTCTGGATTGGTTATTTTGGCTTTCTTAGGATTGCATTTTTATGATTTTTGGTTTCCTGAAGTTACTTACAAGTACATAGCAGGTACAGCACCAGATGCGACAAGGTATTATGGCGAGTTAGTTCATAAATTCCACGATCCAATCCGTACAGGATTATATTGTGTGGCTTTCGTACTTTTAGGTTTCCACCTTTGGCACGGATTTGCATCTTCTCTTCAATCAATGGGAATGCACAACAAATACTCTAGATTTTTAAGTAAAGTAGGATACTGGTTTGCAGTTGTAGTTCCAGCGCTTTTCATAATTATCGCTTTATTTCATCATTTCAAACAATAA